The following DNA comes from Arcobacter cloacae.
AGGTAAAGGTGAAACTTTAAATACTGTTGCAAAACTTATGAATGTTGAAAATACTCAAGAATTTTCAGCTAAATTACAAGCAAACTTCTCAGAAATATATACAAGTGAAAATGTAACTTCAGCACAAGTTATTGATTCAATTGCTAAATATATGTAATTTTTTTATTAGAAAGTTAAAGTATTTATTACTTTTCTTTCTATGTTTTAACTTTTCTTACTCTTCAGAAATTTTCAATCATATAGAAGATACTAAACTTTATGAAAATTCTTATTGGGCAAAATTATTACACTTTAGAGATGGAGTAAGTGAAATAGATTCAGATAACTTTTTTATATCAAAAGATGGAAAAAAAGATTTAAAAAAAGAGTTATTTGAAACTATACAATCTTTACAAAATGGACAAAATAATGTTTTATGTAGATTTCCATTAAGAGTTGAATGGCTTAAACAAAATATTCCTTCTTTAGAAAAAACAATTATTTATTATTCTTGTGAAGAGTTAGATAAGTATATTTCTTTACTTGATGCAAAATATGTAACTATGGTTTTTCCAACAGCGCATATAAACTCTCCAGCATCAATGTATGGACATACATTTTTAAGACTTGGTTCAAATAAACAAACTCCTCTTATTTCAAATGCGATAAATTATGCAGCAGTAACAAATGAAACAAATGGTTTTATTTTTGCATATAAAGGTTTATTTGGACACTATGAAGGAAGATATTCGATTCTGCCTTATTATGAAAAGATAAAAGAGTATAACAATCTCGAACAAAGAGATATTTGGGAGTATGATTTAGATTTAAATCAAGAAGAAATAAATAGATTAGTTTTACATACTTTTGAATTAAAAGACTCATATTCAGATTATTTTTTCTTTAAAGAGAATTGCTCTTATAATATTTTATGGCTTTTAGAGATTGCACGTCCTAGTTTACATTTAGTAAGTAATTTTGATTTTAAAACAGTTCCTCTTGATAGTATAAAAATTTTACAAAAATATGATTTGATAGAGAATACTAATTTTAGATACTCATCAATGAGAAAAATGAAACACATTTTAAATGAAGAAATAGAGAATAAAAAGTATTTAAAAGAGTTTGTAAATGAAGATAAGCCATTAAATGAAAGTTTAAGTACAAAAGATAAAATCTCTTATTTGGATTTTAAAATCTCTTATTTACAATATCAAAGGTCAAACAATGAGTATGATAAAGATGAATATTTAAAAAGATATTTACAACTTCTAAAACAAAGAAGTTCTTTTAAAGAGGTTTCAAATTATGAAATAGAAACGCCTTTTGATCCTCTTTATTCTCATGATTCTGCAAGAGTTTCTTTTTTTTATGATTCAAATGATAGTTTTGAGTTAAGTGCAAAACCAGTTTATAACGATATGTATGATATCACAGATGGATATTTACAAGGTGCTTACATAGATTTTTTTGAATTAAATTTAAAAAAACAAAAAGAAGATGATTTGAAACTTGATAGATTTACTTTACTAAAGATAAAATCTCTAGCTCCTAGAGATATGTTTTTCAAACCCATTTCATGGGGAATTGATTTAGGGTATGAGCATTTTAAAGAAGAAAATGATTATCTTAAAATAAAACCAGAAATAGGTCTTAGTTTTGGACAAAACAAAGATTATATTTATACTATGCTTTCTTCAAATATTTATTATAAAGCAAATGAACAATTAGCTTCAATAGGAACAAATATAGGTTTTGTTACAAATAGATTTAAAGATTTTAAAATAGGGTTGAATTACTCTTATGATAAATATAATAAGAACTTTGAAAATAAGCAGTTTGAAGGATTTATAACTTATAAACTAAATAGAAATGCAAGTTTAAATCTAAGATATTTAAATGATAATTTATATGAAAAAGAGGATATTTTAAAAGTAGGAGTTTCCTACTACTTTTAAGAGACTGTTAAATATTCCGTGTCAAAGTAATTCTGATAGGAGGAATCCTATCACACCCAAACTTAAATTTTAAGTTCGCTATCTAATCTACCCTCGAAAAATATTGCCAATTGTGAAAGTGTTAAGTTCCAGTTCCACCTTGGCATATTCCATTTTTTTGTGGCATTTTTTATTCCCATAAATAGTAATTTTAAAAGTGAATTCTCATTTGGAAAAGCACCTTTTGTTTTTCTCACACTTTGTGTTCGTTCTAAGCTGTCAATTTCCTAAATTGTCTATGTACTGATTCAATTATATTTGTTGTATATATTACTTTCCTAATCTCTGGAGGATATTTAAAATAAACAGAAAGATTCTCCCATTTATTATTCCAAGATTGAAGCACAATAGGATATAGTTTTCCCCATTTTTCATCTAAAGCTAAAAGAGCATCTTCTGCTGCTTCTTTGGAAACCGCTTGATAAACTGGTTTCAAATCATTCATAAACTCTTTATGATTTTTTGAAGCAACATAACGAATAGAATTTCTAATTTGATGAATAATACAAAGTTGCACTTCAGTATTTGGAAATATTGTTTTAATTGCTTCTGGAAATCCTTTTAAGCCATCAACAGAAGCTATTAAAATATCATTTAATCCTCTATTGTTTAAATCTGTAAGAACTGAAAGCCAGAAGTTTGCTCCTTCACTCTCTGAAAGATACAATCCTAATATATCTTTTTTACCTTCCATATTTACACCTAAAACAGTATAAACAGCTTTTGAAACATATTTACCACCATCTTTGATTTTATAATGTATTGCATCTAACCAAACAAATGGATATATTGAATCGAGTGGACGAGATTGCCATTGTTTTACTTTATCAATTATTTTATCTGTAATAGTGCTTATGGTTGCAGTTGAAATAGATACTTGATATATCTCTTCAATATGAGATGATATATCTGTGTAGCTCATTCCTAAACCATACATTGAAAGTATTTTTTCTTCTATTTCATTTGAAATTGTAGTTTGATGTTTTTTAACTATTTGAGGTTCGAATGTTCCATTTCTATCTCTTGGTGTTTCTAATTCAAAACTACCATTAGATAAATCTTTGATAGTTTTTTTATTTACACCATTCTTTCTATTTCTTGTTCCAGAAAGAACATCATTAGCAATATGTGATTCTACTTCTGCTTCTAAAGCAGCTTCTGTTAATTGTTTTATAAGTGGAGCTAAAAGTCCATCTTTACCTGTAAGATTTTTACCATTTCTAAATTGTTCTAAAACTTCATTGAAGTCAAAGTTTATTCTCTCTTCCATTGTCAATCCTTGATTTTATTTTATCAGATTGACACGGAATTTCTAACACTCCCACTTTTAAGGTCTATAGATTCTATTAGGACTTCCATTTGCCACATGAAAAATAGTAACTCCATATTTTTTAGAGTAATATTTCAATAACAAATGCTGAAGAGTTGGCTCAATTGATGGCGTAAACCAAGCATTATTTGTAATCATAATCATATATCTAGTATCTCCTAGATTTTCAAAAATCTTATCAGTTGTTCCCTCGTAACAAATAGCATTTCTAAATTTTTCACCTTTTATTATAAAATCTGTGGGATTTGAAGCTTTTGAATAATCACTAGCACCATTATAAAACACTTTATTAATCAAATCAACAAAATATTTAGGAAGAGGAATCTCTTCTCCAAAAGGAACTAAAACTACTTTTTTAGCTACTTGTATTTCACCTTTTGTAAAAAAATATGAAGCATTATAGATTTGATTATTTTCAACATATAAAGCTCCTGTTAATATATCAATCTCATTTGACAAATAAATTAGTCTTTCTAAAAGTTCTGCATTTTTATTTAAAACATTAGTAAATGCTGTTTCGGGTAAAATTACTAAATCTTTTTTTAACTCTATTGCTTTTGTTATCTCTTCAAAATTTTTTTCAATTAACGTTGATTGATACTCTTTTTGCCACTTTAAACTTTGTTCTATATTCATTTGAGGCATATAAATATTAGCTTTTGGATTATCTATAAATTCACCTTTTCCAAAATCTAAAACAAATAAAAGAGGAATTAATCCTAAAATTTTGTGTCTTTTTAATTTAATTATAAAATAAAAAGAGATTAGAATTATTGCAAAATCAATTTTTGAAGTTCCAATATATGAATCAATAAAAATTAGTTCAAATTTCATCCAATTAAAATTAAATGGAGCAAAAAAAGTAAAAGCAAAAACCATTGCTATTCTAATAGTTAATCTATCATAAAAAGCAAAAAGATAAAAAATAATTGCATAAACTAATCCTATACCGATTATTATAACAGGAGTTAAATAGACTAAATCATAATATTGAAGACTAACAGCCATCCAATAACACCATAAAACCCCAGTTAGAAAACCTGTAATTGGCAAAGAACTTCTAGGAATTATTAGTAAAAAATAAATTGCAAAAAGACCTAAAAAAGTATTTAATAATTTTATTTCAATATTGAAATGACTTAAGTAAATAAAAGAACTCAACAAAATTGCTGTAATGAAGCCTTTTATTATAAAGTTTTTGTTAGAATAATCGCGTTTTAGTAAAAACATAATAAACTACTTTTTAAAAGGAAATTTGATGGAAGGTTCAAGCGCAGATTTATTAAGTTCATTGTTACCTCTAGTTGCATTATTTGCAATTTTTTACTTTTTAATTATCAGACCACAACAAAAACAAGCGAAAGCTCATAAAGAAATGGTTGCAGGTCTTAAAAAAGGTGATAAAATTGTAACAAATGGTGGCTTAATTGTTGAGGTTACAAAAGTAGAAGATACTTATTTTGTAGTAAAAAACAGTGATGGAACTGAAATGAAGCTTATTAAAGAGTTTGTAGCAAAACTTTTAGAAGACTAATTCTTCATATTTAAGATATGTAGTTTTTACATATCTTATAACTTCAAATTTAAACCCTAATCAAGGAAAAAAGTTGAGAATATTCAATTATAGACTCATAATATTTATATTAAGTATAATTTTCGGTATTGTTTTTTCAATCCCTTCAATATTACAAACAGACACAGGTAAAAAGATCTCATTGGGATTAGATTTACAAGGTGGATTACATATGCTTTTAGGTGTAAACACACATGAAGCAGTAACTTCAAAAATAAAAACAATAGCAACATCAGTAAAATATTTTTCAGATGATGAAGAGTTATTAATAGATGGATTATCAATAGAAAATGATAGTGTTGTTTTTACAGTATTAGATGCAGATGAAATACCAAAAATGGATGAGATGTTAAAACAAATCAAAGGTTTAGATATTTCAAAAAATGAATTAAAATATACTTTAAAATTAACAGCAGAAGATATAGCAAAAACAAAAGATTTAGCTGTAGCACAAGCTGTTGAAACAATAAGAAATAGACTAGACCAATTTGGATTATCAGAACCAACAGTAGTAAGACAAGGATTAACAGATATCGTTGTGGAACTTCCAGGGATAAAAACACAAGAAGATGAAAAAGCAGCAAGAGAACTTATCTCAAAACCAGCAAACTTAGAATTAATGGCAGTTGATGAAGAGAGAAATGACCAAGTTTATAATCTTACAACAGCACAAGCTGCAGCATATGGAAATGTAATCTTAGAAGATACAAAAAATCCAAATATAAAATATCTAGTAAAAGAGATACCAATTTTAAATGGCTCACAAGTAATTGATGCTCAAGTTGCATTTGATATGTCAAATCAACCAATAATTAATTTTACATTAAACTCAACGGGTGCTAGAATATTTGGAGAATTTACAAGTAAAAATATAGGGAAAAGATTAGCTGTAGTTTTAGATGGGAAAGTTTATTCAGCACCAAATATAAGAGAGAGAATTGGTGGAGGAAGTGGACAAATTTCAGGAGGATTTACAGTAAATGAAGCTGGAAATGTAGCAATAGCATTAAGAAGTGGAGCATTACCAGCAACTGTAACACTATTAGAAAAAAGAAGTGTGGGACCATCATTGGGAGCTGATTCTATAAAAGCTTCGATGATAGCACTTATTTCAGGATTTTTAATAGTATTTGCATTTATGGTAATTTATTATAGAAGAGCTGGAATTATTGCAAATATAGCACTTGTAACAAATATTTTTATAATAATAGCTGTAATGGCTATGTTTGGGGCAACATTAACACTTCCTGGAATGGCTGGAATTGTTCTTACAGTTGGTATGGCAGTTGATGCAAATGTTATTATCACTGAAAGAATAAGAGAACTATTAAAAGAAGGTGCTTCTATGGCAAAAGCAATAGAAGATGGATATTCAAATGCAATGAGAGCAATTTTAGATGCAAATATTACAACCCTTTTAGTAGCAGTTATCCTATACGCTTATGGAACAGGTCCTATAAAAGGATTTGCTATAACTATTTCTATTGGTATCTTAGCTTCAATGTTAACAGCAATTTTAGGAACTCATGGTATTTATGAAGCATTATTATCAAAAATGTCAAAAGATAAAGATAGTAAAAAATGGTTTGGAGTTAAATAATGGAATTTTTTAAAACAGATAAAATATTTGATTTTATGGGTAAGAGACTTCCTTTTTTAGGATTGTCTTTCGTTTTAGTTATTGCTTCAATAATCATACTTTTTACAAAGGGATTAAATTTTGGTATTGATTTTGCAGGTGGGACAGTAGTTCAAGTAAAATATGAACAAGCTGCACCAATAAGTCAAATAAGAGATACTTTAAAATCAACTAAATATGCAAACTCTTCAATTACAAAGTTTGGAAGTGATGAAGAAGTGGTTATTAGAATTACAGGAAGTAGTTCTGATTTGACAAATGATATTAGTGATGAGATGCATAAAATACTAGACTCAACTGGAAACTTTGAAATCAGAAGAGTTGATATGGTAGGTCCAAAAGTTGGAGGAGAGTTAAGAGAAAAAGGGCTTATGGCATTAGGATTGTCTTTGCTTGTAATGTTAGCTTATGTTTCATATAGATTTGAATGGAGATTTGCAGTTGCCTCAATTTTAGGATTAGCCCATGATGTTACTATTGCACTTGGAGCAATAGCCTTGTTTAATGTGGAAGTAAATCTTGATATTTTAGCAGCGATTTTAACACTATTAGGATATTCAATCAATGATACAATAATAGTATTTGATAGAATAAGAGAGAAAATACAAACATCAAAAGAGGATGAATTAAAAAAGTTAATAAATCAATCAGTAAGTAAAACTTTATCAAGAACTACTTTAACTTCTTTGACTACTTTATTTGTTGTAGCTACTTTACTATTTTTTGGTGGAGAGATAATATATGGCTTTTCTTTTACACTATTCATAGGTATTATAGTTGGAACTTACTCTTCTATATTTATAGCTGCAACATTACTTGTTCAACTAAAATTCTCAGTTGCAGATTTTAGAGCAAAAGAGGCTGAAAAATTAAAAAGTAAAAAAGAAAAAGAGAAATTAAGAGCTATGTACGAACAAGGTACAGTTTAATAAAAAATCTTTTTTAATAAATTATGTTTTTATAAAGGTAAGAGTTTTTAACTCTTGCCTTTTTTTATTTTATAAACGTAAACAAATATAAAGTAGTGTTTATTTATTCTTTATAATATAAGTTCTTCAAAGCTTTTGAGTTTATTTGCAAAAATGACAAAAAGCAATTTTTTATCATTTTTTAGCTACCATATTTACCTTAATTAAAAGCAAAATTTCAAAGGATAAAAATGGATTGGGGTAAAGTAACCTATATTTTCTTTTCACTAATGTCTTTAACTACAACAGCAGGTTTTTTATATGAACCAAATGCTATTGCGTTATTTATTGCAGCTGGAGTTAATGTAATTTCAACAATACTTAAACTAGGTGTTAAAAATTTACTTGCAGCTGAATTATTAGCAAGTTCATTAGTGGCTGATTTACACCTAATACCAGCTTTTATGGTGCTTGTTTTCAGTGATAATCTTGCTCTTGCTATCTCTTTAGCAATAGGTGCAGTTGTCGCAAATGTTTTTTCTATAGCATTAGCATTAATTGAAAGTGCAAAAAGTCAAGATAAGGAAGAGTTTTAATGGAATATATTTCAAAAGATATTGAAAAGAAATGGCAAAATTTTTGGAGCGAAAACCAATCTTTTGAACCAAGTGATGATTTAACTAAAGAGAAAAAATATATTTTAAGTATGTTCCCATATCCAAGTGGAAGAATTCATATGGGACATGTTAGAAATTATTGTTTAGGTGATGCTTTTGCTAGACATTTTAGAAAATCTAATTTTAATGTTTTACATCCAATTGGATGGGATAGTTTTGGAATGCCAGCTGAAAACGCAGCTATAAAACATAAACTTCATCCAAAAAAATGGACTTATGAAAATATTGATTATATGAGAGATGAGTTAAAGGCTTTAGGTTTATCTTTTAGTGAAACAAGAGAATTTGCAACAAGTGATGAACTTTATACAAAATGGGAACAAGAGTTTATTATTAAAATGTATGAAGCTGGAATCATTTATAGAAAATCAGCAACAGTAAACTGGTGTCCACATGATTTAACAGTTTTAGCAAACGAGCAGTTAGAAGATGGTTGTTGTTGGAGATGTGGAACACAAGTTGTTCAAAAAGAGATGCCAGGATATTATGTAGGAATTACAAAATATGCTCAAGAGTTACTTGATGATTTAGAATTATTAAAAAATGATTGGCCAAGCCAAGTTTTAACTATGCAAGAAAATTGGATTGGAAGAAGCGAAGGTTTAGAGTTTAAATTTGAGTTATCTGTAGAATCAAAAGCAAAACTAGAAAGAACATTTAGTAAATATTTTGTATTTACAACTCGTCCTGATACAATTTATGGAGTTTCTTATTCAGCCCTTGCTCCTGAGCATCCAATAGTAAAATATATAGTTGAAAATAATCTTTTACCAGAAAAAAAGATAAAAGCAATTAAAGATATGCAAAAAGTTCCTGAAAGAGATAGAGCTATTCAGGAAAAGGAGGGTGTTTGCCTTGAAATAGAGGTTATGCATCCATTAACAGGTGAGAGAATTCCTGTTTGGGTTGCTAACTTTGTTTTAGCTTCTTATGGTGGAGGAGCTGTTATGGCTGTTCCTGCCCATGATCAAAGAGATTTTGAATTTGCTAAGAAATATGATTTACCAATTAAACAAGTAATTGTAGGAAATGAAGGAATCATAGATAATCCAACTGAAGCATTTACAGGTGAAGGAACTTTAATTAATAGTGAAAGTTTTACAGGTTTACCAAATATAAAAGCTAAAAAAGCGATTATTTATCATTTTGAACAAAACTCTTTAGGAATAAAACAAGTTAATTTTAAACTTAGAGATTGGGGAGTTTCAAGACAAAGATACTGGGGTGCTCCTGTTCCATTTATTCATTGTGAGAGTTGTGGATTAGTTCCTGAGAAAATCGAAAATTTACCAGTTGCATTACCTGAAGATGTTGAAATTACAGGTGAGGGAAATCCTTTGGATTCTCATCCTACTTGGAAACATTGTTCATGCCCAAAATGCGGAAAACCAGCTATTAGAGAAACAGATACTTTAGATACTTTTGTTCAATCTTCTTGGTATTTTTTAAGATATGCAACAAATCCAAAAGTTTGGAATGAAACGGGAATTTTAAAATCTGATAGTGATTATTGGATGGATGTTGATCAGTATATTGGTGGAATTGAACACGCAATTTTACACCTATTGTATGCAAGGTTTTTTACAAAAGTTTTAAGGGATTTAGGATACACAAATTCTACAGAACCATTTAAAAGATTATTAACACAAGGAATGGTTTTAAAAGATGGCGCTAAGATGTCAAAATCAAAAGGAAATGTTGTAGATCCTGATTTAATAGTAGAAAAATATGGAGCGGATACTGCAAGATTGTTTATGATGTTTGCAGCACCTCCAACAAAAGAGCTTGAATGGAATGATAGCGCTGTTGATGGTGCTTATAGATTTATTAAAAAATTCTTTGAAAGAGCAGAAAATGTAACAACTTCATCTTTAGAAGCATTTAAGAATATCGAGCACTCTTCTTTAAGTAAAGAAGAAAAAGAAGCGAGAAAAAAAGTTTATGAAGCATTACTAAAATCAAATGAAGTATTTACAAAAACTTATACTTTTAATACATTAATTGCATCTTCAATGGAAGCTTTAAATGCTTTACAAGCACAAAAAAATGAGTTAGTTTGGGCAGAAGGTTATTATATTTTAACAAATATTCTAGAGCCAATTATTCCTCATGCTTGTTGGGAACTATCAAATAGATTATTTGAATTAAAGAATTTTGATGGAAAAATAGAGATTAAAGAAGAAGTTTTTGCTTTAGAGTCTATAGTTTTAGCAGTTACTGTAAATGGTAAAAAAAGATGTGAAATTGAAGTATCACCTGAGGCTACAAAAGATGAAATTTTAGCCACTGCAAAAATTGCATCGGCTAAATGGCTAGGAAATAGTGAATTAGTAAAAGAGATAGTTGTTCCTAATAAATTAGTTAATTTTGTGATTAAAGGATAAAAAATCATGCATATTTATAAAAATTTACCTTTTCTTATTTTTACACTAATTTTTACTTTTTTATTTAGTGCTTGTGGATATAAACCATCTAGCTATTATGCAAAGCAAGAGATGCAAGGTAATGTTTTTGTAAAACTACAAGTTAGTTTGGAAGATCCAAAGAATTCTGTTTTAGTAAAAGATGCTGTAAATAAAATCTTAATTCAAAAATTAGATTCAAGAATGGTAAATGATATAAATAATGCAGAAGTTGTTATGAATCTGGCTATTAGTAGGGTTAGTATTTCAACATTACAGTATGATAAAGAGGGTTATAATAAACTTTATAAAGCTACAGTTGTTATTAGTGTTAATTATTATAGAAAAGATAATGGAATTAAAAAATCTTTTACAGTTGATGGAGAGTATGATTTTTCAATTGACCAAGGAAGTGTAATTAGTGAAACTAATAGATTTGATGCAATTACAAATGCTTCAAATAAAGCTATAGATGAAATTTTATCAAAAATCGCTGTTTCGTCATTTAAATAAATATGCAAGTAGATTTAAAAAAAGCAACTTTAAAAGAGTTTTTGGAACATAAAACTCTTTATTATGACAAGATAGATTTTAGTTATGTAAAATCTTCTTGGAATATTTTATCTTCTAAAATTAAACTTCCTTTTGTTATTCATATTGTTGGAACAAATGGAAAAGGAAGTACAGGAAGATTTTTAGCTCACTATTTAAATAAAAAAAAGTTTAATGTTCTACACTATAGTTCCCCACATATTATGAAGTTTAATGAAAGAATCTGGATAAATGGATTTGATGTTAGTGATGAAAATTTAGAAACTGCTCACCAATTTTTGCAAAAGTTATATGAAGTAGAACTTTT
Coding sequences within:
- a CDS encoding DUF4105 domain-containing protein — its product is MLNICNFFIRKLKYLLLFFLCFNFSYSSEIFNHIEDTKLYENSYWAKLLHFRDGVSEIDSDNFFISKDGKKDLKKELFETIQSLQNGQNNVLCRFPLRVEWLKQNIPSLEKTIIYYSCEELDKYISLLDAKYVTMVFPTAHINSPASMYGHTFLRLGSNKQTPLISNAINYAAVTNETNGFIFAYKGLFGHYEGRYSILPYYEKIKEYNNLEQRDIWEYDLDLNQEEINRLVLHTFELKDSYSDYFFFKENCSYNILWLLEIARPSLHLVSNFDFKTVPLDSIKILQKYDLIENTNFRYSSMRKMKHILNEEIENKKYLKEFVNEDKPLNESLSTKDKISYLDFKISYLQYQRSNNEYDKDEYLKRYLQLLKQRSSFKEVSNYEIETPFDPLYSHDSARVSFFYDSNDSFELSAKPVYNDMYDITDGYLQGAYIDFFELNLKKQKEDDLKLDRFTLLKIKSLAPRDMFFKPISWGIDLGYEHFKEENDYLKIKPEIGLSFGQNKDYIYTMLSSNIYYKANEQLASIGTNIGFVTNRFKDFKIGLNYSYDKYNKNFENKQFEGFITYKLNRNASLNLRYLNDNLYEKEDILKVGVSYYF
- a CDS encoding DUF6394 family protein, yielding MDWGKVTYIFFSLMSLTTTAGFLYEPNAIALFIAAGVNVISTILKLGVKNLLAAELLASSLVADLHLIPAFMVLVFSDNLALAISLAIGAVVANVFSIALALIESAKSQDKEEF
- the secD gene encoding protein translocase subunit SecD is translated as MRIFNYRLIIFILSIIFGIVFSIPSILQTDTGKKISLGLDLQGGLHMLLGVNTHEAVTSKIKTIATSVKYFSDDEELLIDGLSIENDSVVFTVLDADEIPKMDEMLKQIKGLDISKNELKYTLKLTAEDIAKTKDLAVAQAVETIRNRLDQFGLSEPTVVRQGLTDIVVELPGIKTQEDEKAARELISKPANLELMAVDEERNDQVYNLTTAQAAAYGNVILEDTKNPNIKYLVKEIPILNGSQVIDAQVAFDMSNQPIINFTLNSTGARIFGEFTSKNIGKRLAVVLDGKVYSAPNIRERIGGGSGQISGGFTVNEAGNVAIALRSGALPATVTLLEKRSVGPSLGADSIKASMIALISGFLIVFAFMVIYYRRAGIIANIALVTNIFIIIAVMAMFGATLTLPGMAGIVLTVGMAVDANVIITERIRELLKEGASMAKAIEDGYSNAMRAILDANITTLLVAVILYAYGTGPIKGFAITISIGILASMLTAILGTHGIYEALLSKMSKDKDSKKWFGVK
- a CDS encoding apolipoprotein N-acyltransferase; this translates as MFLLKRDYSNKNFIIKGFITAILLSSFIYLSHFNIEIKLLNTFLGLFAIYFLLIIPRSSLPITGFLTGVLWCYWMAVSLQYYDLVYLTPVIIIGIGLVYAIIFYLFAFYDRLTIRIAMVFAFTFFAPFNFNWMKFELIFIDSYIGTSKIDFAIILISFYFIIKLKRHKILGLIPLLFVLDFGKGEFIDNPKANIYMPQMNIEQSLKWQKEYQSTLIEKNFEEITKAIELKKDLVILPETAFTNVLNKNAELLERLIYLSNEIDILTGALYVENNQIYNASYFFTKGEIQVAKKVVLVPFGEEIPLPKYFVDLINKVFYNGASDYSKASNPTDFIIKGEKFRNAICYEGTTDKIFENLGDTRYMIMITNNAWFTPSIEPTLQHLLLKYYSKKYGVTIFHVANGSPNRIYRP
- the lptE gene encoding LPS assembly lipoprotein LptE, producing MHIYKNLPFLIFTLIFTFLFSACGYKPSSYYAKQEMQGNVFVKLQVSLEDPKNSVLVKDAVNKILIQKLDSRMVNDINNAEVVMNLAISRVSISTLQYDKEGYNKLYKATVVISVNYYRKDNGIKKSFTVDGEYDFSIDQGSVISETNRFDAITNASNKAIDEILSKIAVSSFK
- the yajC gene encoding preprotein translocase subunit YajC; this translates as MEGSSADLLSSLLPLVALFAIFYFLIIRPQQKQAKAHKEMVAGLKKGDKIVTNGGLIVEVTKVEDTYFVVKNSDGTEMKLIKEFVAKLLED
- the secF gene encoding protein translocase subunit SecF — protein: MEFFKTDKIFDFMGKRLPFLGLSFVLVIASIIILFTKGLNFGIDFAGGTVVQVKYEQAAPISQIRDTLKSTKYANSSITKFGSDEEVVIRITGSSSDLTNDISDEMHKILDSTGNFEIRRVDMVGPKVGGELREKGLMALGLSLLVMLAYVSYRFEWRFAVASILGLAHDVTIALGAIALFNVEVNLDILAAILTLLGYSINDTIIVFDRIREKIQTSKEDELKKLINQSVSKTLSRTTLTSLTTLFVVATLLFFGGEIIYGFSFTLFIGIIVGTYSSIFIAATLLVQLKFSVADFRAKEAEKLKSKKEKEKLRAMYEQGTV
- the leuS gene encoding leucine--tRNA ligase codes for the protein MEYISKDIEKKWQNFWSENQSFEPSDDLTKEKKYILSMFPYPSGRIHMGHVRNYCLGDAFARHFRKSNFNVLHPIGWDSFGMPAENAAIKHKLHPKKWTYENIDYMRDELKALGLSFSETREFATSDELYTKWEQEFIIKMYEAGIIYRKSATVNWCPHDLTVLANEQLEDGCCWRCGTQVVQKEMPGYYVGITKYAQELLDDLELLKNDWPSQVLTMQENWIGRSEGLEFKFELSVESKAKLERTFSKYFVFTTRPDTIYGVSYSALAPEHPIVKYIVENNLLPEKKIKAIKDMQKVPERDRAIQEKEGVCLEIEVMHPLTGERIPVWVANFVLASYGGGAVMAVPAHDQRDFEFAKKYDLPIKQVIVGNEGIIDNPTEAFTGEGTLINSESFTGLPNIKAKKAIIYHFEQNSLGIKQVNFKLRDWGVSRQRYWGAPVPFIHCESCGLVPEKIENLPVALPEDVEITGEGNPLDSHPTWKHCSCPKCGKPAIRETDTLDTFVQSSWYFLRYATNPKVWNETGILKSDSDYWMDVDQYIGGIEHAILHLLYARFFTKVLRDLGYTNSTEPFKRLLTQGMVLKDGAKMSKSKGNVVDPDLIVEKYGADTARLFMMFAAPPTKELEWNDSAVDGAYRFIKKFFERAENVTTSSLEAFKNIEHSSLSKEEKEARKKVYEALLKSNEVFTKTYTFNTLIASSMEALNALQAQKNELVWAEGYYILTNILEPIIPHACWELSNRLFELKNFDGKIEIKEEVFALESIVLAVTVNGKKRCEIEVSPEATKDEILATAKIASAKWLGNSELVKEIVVPNKLVNFVIKG